A genomic stretch from Buchnera aphidicola (Brevicoryne brassicae) includes:
- the dapD gene encoding 2,3,4,5-tetrahydropyridine-2,6-dicarboxylate N-succinyltransferase, giving the protein MHLLKKIIEEAYTKKHSIHDMNNDILNAVDHVIQLLNNGTIRISEKKDNKWITNEWLKKAVLLYMYIRKNNIISDNHTNYYDKIPLKYEKYDANKFKKEKIRIVPPATVRYGAFINCNTVVMPSYVNIGAYIDQGTMIDTWTTVGSCAQIGKNVHLSGGVGIGGVLEPLQNNPTIIEDNCFIGARSEIVEGVIVGKGSVISMGVFIGQSTKIYDRESGIISYGKIPPNSVVVSGSLPSKDKSYNLYAAIIVKKVDSKTLSKTEINQLLRKI; this is encoded by the coding sequence ATGCACTTATTAAAAAAAATCATTGAAGAAGCATATACAAAAAAACACAGTATTCATGATATGAATAATGATATCTTGAATGCAGTTGATCATGTAATTCAATTATTAAATAATGGAACAATAAGAATTTCAGAAAAAAAAGATAATAAATGGATTACAAATGAATGGTTAAAAAAAGCAGTTTTATTATACATGTACATAAGAAAAAATAACATTATATCAGATAATCATACGAATTATTATGATAAAATTCCATTAAAATATGAAAAATACGATGCAAATAAATTTAAAAAAGAAAAGATTCGCATAGTACCACCAGCAACAGTTAGATATGGTGCATTTATTAATTGCAATACAGTAGTTATGCCTTCTTATGTAAATATTGGTGCATACATTGATCAAGGAACTATGATTGATACTTGGACTACAGTAGGTTCTTGTGCTCAAATTGGTAAAAATGTACATTTGTCTGGAGGTGTTGGTATAGGAGGTGTTTTAGAACCACTACAAAATAATCCTACAATTATTGAAGATAACTGTTTTATTGGAGCACGTTCAGAAATTGTAGAAGGAGTCATTGTAGGAAAAGGTTCAGTTATTTCTATGGGTGTTTTTATTGGGCAGAGTACTAAAATATACGATAGAGAAAGTGGAATTATTTCTTACGGTAAAATCCCTCCTAATTCCGTAGTAGTTTCTGGAAGTTTACCTTCAAAAGATAAAAGTTATAATCTTTATGCTGCAATTATTGTAAAAAAAGTAGATTCAAAAACATTAAGTAAAACAGAAATTAATCAACTTTTAAGAAAAATATAA
- the ftsL gene encoding cell division protein FtsL — protein sequence MKIKRYDLVKIITNDFILHGKVHLILFIAIIISASCVVITVYKTRQLIIQEENLILKKQKKKNEWRNLIIEKNALSIPLHNPKK from the coding sequence ATGAAAATTAAACGTTATGATTTAGTAAAAATAATCACAAATGATTTTATTTTACATGGGAAAGTACATTTAATTTTGTTCATAGCAATTATAATATCTGCCAGTTGTGTTGTAATTACAGTCTACAAAACTCGTCAGCTGATTATACAAGAAGAAAATCTTATTCTTAAAAAACAAAAAAAAAAAAATGAATGGAGAAATTTAATAATTGAAAAAAATGCTTTATCCATTCCATTACATAATCCAAAAAAATGA
- a CDS encoding FAD:protein FMN transferase — translation MLSSWKKKSIVSQFNKRKKNELQIINKNFYHIILKAVEINKKTNGKLDITVGSLINIWGFGNKAKPTRYPSIKKIKKNISFSGIQHLKIIKNNCKTYLKKDINGIEINLSTLGEGFATDHLSYILKKIGIKNYTISVGGAVLVKTEKNREESKIIAIQKPTDQKQSVHLLIHLKNNAISTAGTYRNYYYLKGKRISHLIDPSTGKPVAHNLVSVSVISSSALDADSWDTGLLIMGFKKAKKLILKEQLAVCLITKKKNTFLTWISPQFEKFLVQ, via the coding sequence ATGCTTTCTTCTTGGAAAAAAAAATCTATAGTATCTCAATTTAATAAACGTAAAAAAAATGAACTTCAAATAATCAATAAAAATTTTTATCATATTATTTTAAAAGCAGTAGAAATAAACAAAAAAACTAATGGAAAATTAGATATTACAGTTGGTTCATTGATTAATATATGGGGATTTGGAAATAAAGCAAAACCTACTAGATATCCTTCTATTAAAAAAATAAAGAAAAACATTTCTTTTTCAGGAATTCAACACTTAAAAATTATTAAAAATAATTGTAAAACTTATCTAAAAAAAGATATAAATGGCATAGAAATAAATCTTTCCACTCTAGGTGAAGGTTTTGCTACGGATCATTTATCATACATACTTAAAAAAATAGGAATAAAAAATTATACTATTTCCGTTGGAGGAGCAGTCTTAGTAAAAACAGAAAAGAATCGAGAAGAATCAAAAATCATTGCAATTCAAAAACCTACAGATCAAAAACAGTCAGTTCATTTACTAATACATCTAAAAAATAATGCAATTAGTACAGCAGGTACTTATCGTAATTATTATTATCTTAAAGGAAAACGTATTTCACACTTAATTGATCCTAGTACTGGAAAACCTGTAGCACATAACTTAGTGTCAGTTAGTGTTATTTCTTCTAGTGCTTTAGACGCAGATAGTTGGGATACAGGATTACTTATAATGGGATTTAAAAAAGCTAAAAAATTAATATTAAAAGAACAATTAGCTGTTTGTCTTATTACTAAGAAAAAAAATACTTTTTTAACATGGATTTCTCCTCAATTTGAAAAATTTTTAGTTCAATAA
- the ilvI gene encoding acetolactate synthase 3 large subunit has protein sequence MEILSGAEMVIRSLINQGIKHIFGYPGGAVLDIYDALKTIGGIEHILVRHEQAATHMADGYARSTGKTGVVLVTSGPGATNAITGIATAYMDSIPMVVISGQVASSLIGYDAFQECDMIGISRPIVKHSFLVKKTEDIPVVFKKAFWLAASGRPGPIVIDLPKDILKKEKKISYKWPETIYMRSYNPTTKGHKRQIKKALHTLLKAKKPVIYAGGGVISSQSSKELLLFAEKLNCPVTTSLMGLGAFPGNHSQSISMLGMHGTYEANMTMHHADVIFAIGVRFDDRTTNNLKKYCPNAIILHIDIDPTSISKTVSANIPIVGDAKFVLQKMLELLKEEKHITSLEDWWNCIKKWKKVNSLKYHQNDKKIKPQTVIETLFNLTKGNAYITSDVGQHQMFTALYYYFDKPRRWINSGGLGTMGFGFPAALGVKLALPKETVICITGDGSIQMNIQELSTARQYNLSILILNLNNSSLGMVKQWQDMIYSGRHSHSYMDSLPDFVKLAESYGHIGIQITKPTELKNKLKLALNKLSKGNLVFVDIQIDNSEHVYPMQIQGGGMNEMWLRKKEAC, from the coding sequence ATGGAAATATTATCAGGAGCCGAAATGGTCATTCGATCATTAATTAATCAAGGAATTAAGCATATATTTGGTTATCCTGGTGGAGCAGTACTAGATATTTATGATGCTCTAAAAACTATTGGTGGCATTGAACATATTTTAGTAAGACACGAACAAGCGGCAACTCATATGGCTGATGGCTATGCTCGTTCTACTGGTAAAACAGGAGTAGTATTAGTTACTTCTGGACCAGGTGCAACTAATGCTATTACCGGTATTGCTACTGCATATATGGATTCTATTCCCATGGTTGTTATATCGGGTCAAGTAGCTTCTTCATTAATTGGTTACGATGCTTTTCAAGAGTGTGATATGATTGGTATTTCTCGACCAATAGTAAAACATAGCTTTCTAGTAAAAAAAACTGAAGACATACCAGTTGTTTTTAAAAAAGCTTTTTGGCTAGCAGCTAGCGGACGTCCAGGACCAATAGTTATTGATTTACCAAAAGATATTTTAAAAAAAGAAAAAAAAATCTCTTATAAATGGCCAGAAACTATTTATATGCGCTCATACAACCCAACAACTAAGGGACATAAAAGACAAATCAAAAAAGCACTTCATACATTACTAAAAGCTAAAAAACCTGTAATTTATGCTGGTGGTGGAGTAATTAGTTCTCAAAGCAGTAAAGAATTACTTTTATTCGCAGAAAAACTAAATTGTCCTGTTACAACATCTTTAATGGGACTAGGTGCTTTTCCGGGAAATCATTCTCAAAGTATTTCTATGTTGGGTATGCATGGTACTTATGAAGCAAATATGACAATGCATCATGCAGATGTAATTTTTGCAATCGGTGTTCGATTTGATGATAGAACAACAAATAATTTAAAAAAATATTGTCCAAATGCTATTATTCTACATATTGATATTGATCCAACTTCTATTTCCAAAACTGTTTCAGCTAATATACCTATTGTAGGAGATGCAAAATTTGTTTTGCAAAAAATGCTAGAACTCTTAAAAGAAGAAAAACACATCACATCTTTAGAAGATTGGTGGAATTGTATTAAAAAATGGAAAAAAGTTAATAGCTTAAAATATCATCAAAATGATAAAAAAATTAAACCCCAAACAGTTATCGAAACTCTTTTTAACTTAACAAAAGGTAATGCTTATATCACTTCAGATGTAGGTCAACATCAAATGTTTACTGCGTTGTATTATTATTTTGACAAACCTAGACGTTGGATTAACTCAGGAGGATTAGGTACTATGGGATTTGGATTTCCTGCAGCTTTAGGTGTCAAATTAGCTTTACCAAAAGAAACAGTAATTTGTATTACTGGAGATGGTAGTATTCAAATGAACATCCAAGAACTATCTACAGCACGACAATATAATTTGTCAATATTGATATTAAATCTGAATAATTCTTCTTTAGGTATGGTTAAACAATGGCAAGATATGATTTATTCTGGACGACATTCTCATTCTTATATGGATTCACTTCCAGATTTCGTAAAACTAGCAGAATCTTATGGACATATTGGTATTCAAATTACTAAACCTACAGAACTAAAAAATAAATTAAAACTAGCATTGAATAAATTATCTAAGGGAAATTTAGTTTTTGTTGATATCCAAATAGATAACTCTGAGCATGTTTATCCTATGCAAATTCAAGGTGGTGGAATGAATGAAATGTGGCTGAGGAAAAAAGAGGCTTGCTAA
- the rpsB gene encoding 30S ribosomal protein S2, which translates to MEIVSMRDMLKAGVHFGHQTRYWNPKMKPFIFGVRNKVHIINLEKTLPMFNFALNELKKISFRKGRILFVGTKRAARKGVKEVAINCDQFYVNHRWLGGMLTNWKTVRQSIKRLKDLETESKDGTFSQLTKKEALIRSRELSKLENSLGGIKNMGGLPDCLFVIDALHEHIAIKEANNLGIPVFSIVDTNSNPDGVDYVIPGNDDAIRSVTLYLKSVSLSISKVNHQNLSNESLLDQSLINSEKT; encoded by the coding sequence ATGGAAATAGTATCAATGCGTGATATGTTAAAAGCAGGAGTGCATTTTGGTCATCAAACGCGTTATTGGAATCCAAAAATGAAACCTTTTATTTTTGGTGTTCGTAATAAAGTACATATTATTAATTTAGAAAAAACTTTACCAATGTTTAATTTTGCTCTTAATGAATTAAAAAAAATTTCTTTTAGAAAAGGAAGAATACTATTTGTTGGAACTAAAAGAGCAGCACGGAAAGGAGTAAAAGAAGTTGCTATTAATTGCGATCAATTTTATGTGAATCATCGTTGGTTAGGAGGAATGTTGACTAATTGGAAAACAGTTCGACAATCCATAAAACGTTTAAAAGATTTAGAAACAGAATCTAAAGATGGTACTTTTTCTCAGTTGACTAAAAAAGAAGCATTGATAAGATCTCGAGAGTTATCTAAACTAGAAAATAGTTTAGGTGGTATTAAAAATATGGGAGGTTTGCCTGATTGTCTATTTGTTATTGATGCTCTTCATGAACATATTGCGATAAAAGAAGCTAATAATTTAGGTATTCCGGTTTTTTCTATTGTTGATACCAATTCTAATCCTGATGGTGTAGATTATGTTATACCAGGAAATGATGATGCTATTAGATCAGTAACTTTATATTTAAAATCTGTATCACTTAGTATTTCTAAAGTGAATCATCAAAATCTATCCAATGAGTCATTGTTAGATCAATCATTAATAAATTCTGAAAAAACATAG
- the map gene encoding type I methionyl aminopeptidase, whose protein sequence is MSYIIKTKSEIKKMRTSGKLAAEVLEMIKKYLRPNISTEDINQICHDYIIYEKKAIPACLGYHGFPKSICTSINDVVCHGIPNKKKILKEGDIINIDITIIKDNYHGDTSKMFLIGKTSILSKRLCKIAQESLYLSLKLIRPGIPLYKIGEIIQNYVEKNNFSVVKEYCGHGIGRNFHEEPHILHYKNKENNILLKKGMIFTIEPMINAGNPQVRCMKDDGWTVKTKDRSLSAQYEHTVLVTDYGCDVLTRRNNEKISQKLFNKN, encoded by the coding sequence ATGAGCTATATAATTAAAACAAAATCAGAAATAAAAAAAATGCGAACATCTGGAAAGCTAGCGGCTGAAGTACTTGAAATGATAAAAAAATATCTTCGACCTAATATAAGTACAGAAGATATCAATCAAATTTGTCATGATTATATTATTTATGAAAAAAAAGCTATTCCAGCTTGTTTAGGATATCATGGATTCCCAAAATCTATTTGTACTTCTATCAACGATGTTGTATGCCATGGAATTCCAAATAAAAAAAAAATATTAAAAGAAGGTGATATAATTAATATTGATATTACAATTATTAAAGATAATTACCATGGTGATACTTCAAAAATGTTCCTAATCGGAAAAACAAGTATTTTATCTAAACGTTTATGTAAAATTGCTCAAGAAAGTCTTTATCTTTCTTTAAAATTAATCCGACCAGGAATACCCCTATATAAAATTGGTGAAATTATCCAAAACTATGTTGAAAAAAACAATTTTTCTGTTGTAAAAGAATATTGTGGTCATGGTATTGGTCGTAATTTTCATGAAGAACCGCATATATTACACTACAAAAACAAAGAAAATAATATTCTTTTAAAGAAAGGAATGATTTTTACTATTGAACCAATGATTAATGCTGGAAACCCTCAGGTCCGATGCATGAAAGATGATGGATGGACTGTAAAAACTAAAGATCGTTCTTTATCAGCACAGTATGAACATACTGTATTAGTTACAGACTATGGATGTGATGTCTTAACACGGCGCAATAACGAAAAAATTTCTCAAAAATTATTTAATAAAAATTAA
- the rsmH gene encoding 16S rRNA (cytosine(1402)-N(4))-methyltransferase RsmH, producing MNRTLKHIPVMKKELIQSLKIHKNGIYIDSTFGAGGHSNEILKNLGKNGKLYSLDRDPISISIGKNIKDSRFHIIHERFSNLLNYAKNEKIIGKVNGIIFDLGVSSIQIDDHKRGFSFKKNGPLDMRMNPNHGISASDWLFKSDIKTIALVLKNFGEEFFSKKIAFAIKNRNKIQKITSTKELSDIIKKSIPMKNKFKHPAKRTFQAIRIYINKELEEIKKALDSTLEILKPGGRISVISFHSLEDRIVKQFMIKNSRRAIVPYGMPITEEKLNKLNESKLKIISRILPTKNEIKNNPRARSSILRTAEKKE from the coding sequence ATGAATCGTACACTCAAACATATTCCAGTAATGAAAAAAGAATTAATCCAATCTTTAAAAATACACAAAAATGGCATTTATATTGATAGTACATTTGGTGCAGGTGGACATTCAAACGAAATTTTAAAAAATTTAGGAAAAAATGGAAAACTATATTCACTTGATAGAGATCCAATTTCTATTTCTATAGGAAAAAATATCAAAGACTCACGTTTTCATATAATTCATGAAAGATTTTCAAATTTATTAAATTACGCAAAAAACGAAAAAATAATAGGAAAAGTTAATGGAATTATATTTGATTTAGGTGTGTCTTCAATACAAATTGATGACCATAAAAGAGGATTTTCATTTAAAAAAAACGGTCCTTTAGATATGCGTATGAATCCTAATCATGGCATTTCTGCATCAGATTGGTTATTTAAAAGTGATATTAAAACAATAGCTCTAGTTTTAAAAAACTTTGGAGAAGAATTTTTTTCAAAAAAAATAGCTTTTGCTATTAAAAATAGGAATAAAATACAAAAAATAACAAGCACTAAAGAATTATCTGATATTATTAAAAAATCAATACCTATGAAAAATAAATTTAAACACCCGGCAAAAAGAACTTTTCAAGCAATTAGAATTTATATTAATAAAGAACTAGAAGAAATCAAAAAAGCTTTAGATAGTACATTAGAAATATTAAAACCAGGAGGACGTATATCAGTTATCAGTTTTCATTCTTTAGAAGATAGAATAGTAAAACAATTTATGATCAAAAATAGTAGAAGAGCTATTGTTCCATATGGTATGCCAATTACAGAAGAAAAATTAAATAAATTAAATGAATCTAAACTAAAGATTATTAGTCGTATATTACCTACTAAAAACGAAATAAAAAATAATCCTAGAGCAAGAAGCTCAATACTTCGTACCGCAGAAAAAAAAGAATAA
- the degP gene encoding serine endoprotease DegP produces the protein MKRVKTVILSKVILFLILLLSFGMSSSDLNKNTSFSRAPSPSLAPMLEKVMPSVISINIEGSTVVRNSRLPHQFRPFFDENSPFCQGNSPFRHSPFCGVNPNSENANENFHALGSGVIINAEKGYAVTNNHVVEHANKIQVQLSDGRRYEAEIIGKDPRSDIALIQLKDANNLSAIKIADSDTLRVGDYTVAIGNPYGLGETVTSGIISALGRSGLNIEHYENFIQTDAAINRGNSGGALVNLNGELIGINTAILAPDGGNIGIGFAIPGNMVKNLTAQMVQFGQVRRGELGIIGMELNSELAKIMKINAQKGAFVSQVLPNSSAFESGIKAGDIIISLNKKPISSFSALRAEVSSLPVTTKMELGIFREGKIKNIIVELKHSLKNNLRLDNNYIGIEGANLSNYLLNGEKGVKIESVKSNTAASKIGFKKDDIIIAVNQKSIANLQELRIILNTKPKILVFSIKRGNYNIYLVSE, from the coding sequence ATGAAAAGAGTAAAAACAGTAATTTTAAGTAAAGTAATATTATTTTTAATTTTATTATTAAGTTTTGGCATGTCTTCAAGTGATTTAAATAAAAATACTAGTTTTTCTAGGGCACCATCTCCTAGTTTAGCTCCGATGTTAGAAAAAGTTATGCCGTCGGTAATTAGTATAAACATTGAAGGTAGTACTGTTGTACGTAATTCTCGTTTACCTCATCAATTCCGTCCATTTTTTGATGAAAATTCCCCCTTTTGTCAAGGTAATTCACCGTTTCGACATTCTCCTTTTTGTGGTGTAAATCCGAATTCTGAGAATGCAAATGAAAATTTTCATGCATTAGGTTCTGGAGTTATTATCAATGCAGAAAAAGGATATGCAGTAACAAATAATCATGTTGTAGAACATGCAAATAAAATTCAGGTACAATTAAGTGATGGACGTCGTTATGAGGCTGAAATAATTGGAAAAGATCCTCGTTCTGATATTGCTTTAATACAATTAAAAGATGCAAATAATTTAAGTGCAATAAAAATTGCTGATTCTGATACTCTACGCGTAGGAGATTATACTGTAGCTATTGGTAATCCATATGGTCTTGGTGAAACTGTTACTTCAGGTATTATTTCTGCTTTAGGTCGTAGTGGATTAAATATTGAACATTATGAAAATTTTATTCAGACTGATGCAGCAATTAATAGAGGTAATTCTGGTGGAGCGTTAGTTAATTTAAATGGTGAATTAATAGGAATTAATACTGCTATTTTAGCTCCAGATGGTGGTAATATTGGAATAGGTTTTGCTATTCCTGGCAATATGGTAAAAAATTTAACAGCACAAATGGTTCAGTTTGGACAAGTGAGACGAGGAGAATTAGGTATAATAGGTATGGAATTAAATTCAGAATTAGCAAAAATTATGAAAATAAATGCACAAAAAGGTGCTTTTGTAAGTCAAGTATTACCTAATTCTTCTGCATTTGAATCAGGTATTAAAGCTGGTGATATTATTATTTCTTTAAATAAAAAACCTATTTCTAGTTTTTCTGCCTTACGTGCTGAAGTTAGTTCTTTGCCAGTTACTACTAAAATGGAATTAGGAATATTTAGAGAAGGAAAAATTAAAAATATAATTGTCGAATTAAAACATTCTTTAAAAAATAATCTGCGTTTAGATAATAATTATATAGGAATTGAAGGTGCAAACTTAAGTAATTATTTATTAAATGGAGAAAAAGGCGTAAAAATAGAAAGTGTAAAATCAAATACTGCAGCCTCAAAGATTGGTTTCAAGAAAGATGATATTATCATAGCAGTAAATCAAAAATCTATAGCAAATTTACAAGAATTAAGAATAATTTTAAATACTAAACCAAAAATATTAGTTTTTAGTATAAAACGAGGAAATTATAATATATACTTGGTAAGTGAATAA
- the tsf gene encoding translation elongation factor Ts has protein sequence MKINVTASLIKKLRSRTGAGFLECKRALLESKGDIELSIDNLRKLGKMSAEKKINNITNQGAIFSRTEDNVGVMLELNCETDFVSKDDLFISFGKEIILTALKEKIDDIKQLKNIFEEKRTSLIFKVGENINIRRFCFIKGENVLSYVHGVRIGVLVNANSDFNNNKILKNIAMHIAASKPQYLHPKDVSDSVFQREYQIQLELAKNLNKPSNILNKIIDGRMNKFVNSISLTSQSFIMDSNKTVKDILNEHNGHIKSFFRFELGEIVS, from the coding sequence ATGAAAATTAATGTTACTGCTAGTCTAATTAAAAAACTTAGATCTCGTACAGGAGCTGGTTTTTTAGAATGTAAACGTGCATTATTAGAATCTAAAGGAGATATAGAATTATCAATTGATAATTTACGAAAATTAGGAAAAATGAGTGCCGAAAAAAAAATAAATAATATAACGAATCAAGGTGCAATATTTTCACGAACTGAAGATAACGTTGGTGTTATGCTTGAATTGAATTGTGAAACTGATTTTGTATCTAAAGATGATTTATTTATTTCTTTTGGAAAAGAAATTATACTAACAGCATTAAAAGAAAAAATAGATGATATTAAACAATTAAAAAATATTTTTGAAGAAAAAAGAACAAGTTTAATTTTTAAAGTAGGTGAAAATATTAACATACGCCGTTTTTGTTTTATAAAAGGTGAAAATGTTCTTTCTTATGTTCATGGTGTTCGAATTGGTGTATTAGTTAATGCTAACAGTGATTTTAACAATAATAAGATACTAAAAAATATTGCAATGCATATAGCAGCAAGTAAACCTCAATATTTACATCCGAAAGATGTGTCTGATTCAGTTTTTCAACGTGAATATCAAATTCAATTAGAATTAGCAAAAAATCTTAATAAACCTTCTAATATACTAAATAAAATTATAGACGGAAGAATGAATAAATTTGTTAATAGTATTTCATTGACAAGTCAAAGTTTTATTATGGATTCTAATAAAACAGTAAAAGATATATTAAATGAACATAATGGACATATTAAATCTTTTTTTAGATTTGAATTAGGTGAAATAGTTTCTTGA
- the ftsI gene encoding peptidoglycan glycosyltransferase FtsI: MYRKKNINFSKEKKFKKIIYINYRFFMLCGFILLSLLILTLRVFFLQIINTDNLINEGDRRTLRIQSLLSTRGIINDRSGYPLAVTVLVNAICADPTVIIKDQKNIKNDPRWKALSEAISIPLKQINFHINKHKKSKFIYLARQITPEIGNYIKKLQLSGVFLQKESKRYYTSGKIVSQLIGITNIDGRGIEGIEKSFNKLLIGKPGKRKIRKDKKGQVIEKISLIDRSISNNLTLSIDKKLQNIVYHKLHEAVKNNKADSGTAVLINIKTGEILAMANSPSYNPNNIINSTLKKNIRNRAITDIFEPGSTIKPIVIMEGLKLGIIKENSVINTKPYLIKKHKIKDVSYYDKLTVTGILQKSSNVGVSKVALSIPTAKLVESYMKFGLGKPTQLGLIGEQNGFLPKKKNWSNLEKATFSFGYGLMVTPLQLARLYATIGSYGIYRPLSIIKIDTPVQGKRIFPKKYVKKVIKMMESVAQKGGGGIKAAVKGYRVAIKTGTVKKVGIHGYYINQYIAYTAGIAPSSNPKFSLAVIIDNPKKGKYYGGAISAPVFSKIMKSILKQMHIKKDNL, translated from the coding sequence ATGTATAGAAAAAAAAATATCAACTTTTCTAAAGAAAAAAAATTTAAAAAAATAATTTATATCAATTACCGTTTTTTTATGTTATGCGGTTTTATTTTACTATCTTTACTTATTTTAACATTACGTGTATTTTTTTTACAAATAATTAATACAGACAATCTAATAAATGAAGGCGATCGTAGAACATTAAGAATACAGTCTCTACTTAGTACAAGAGGAATTATTAATGATCGATCAGGATATCCATTAGCTGTTACCGTATTAGTTAATGCTATATGTGCAGATCCTACAGTAATAATTAAAGACCAAAAAAACATTAAAAACGATCCACGCTGGAAAGCATTATCAGAAGCTATTTCTATTCCTTTAAAACAAATAAATTTTCATATTAATAAACACAAAAAATCAAAATTTATTTATTTAGCTCGACAAATTACTCCAGAAATTGGAAATTATATTAAAAAATTACAATTATCTGGAGTTTTTTTGCAAAAAGAATCAAAAAGATATTACACTTCTGGAAAAATCGTCTCTCAATTAATAGGAATAACTAATATCGATGGACGAGGAATTGAAGGTATAGAAAAAAGTTTTAATAAACTATTGATAGGAAAACCAGGAAAAAGAAAAATAAGAAAAGATAAGAAAGGACAAGTAATTGAAAAAATATCTTTAATAGATAGATCTATATCTAATAATTTAACATTAAGTATAGATAAAAAATTACAAAATATTGTATATCATAAATTACATGAAGCAGTAAAAAATAATAAAGCTGATTCAGGTACTGCTGTGTTAATTAATATTAAAACTGGTGAAATTTTAGCTATGGCAAATAGCCCTTCATATAATCCAAATAATATAATAAATAGTACTTTAAAAAAAAATATTCGTAATAGAGCAATTACAGATATATTTGAACCTGGTTCAACAATAAAACCAATAGTGATAATGGAAGGATTAAAATTAGGCATAATTAAAGAAAACTCAGTTATCAATACAAAACCATACTTAATAAAAAAACATAAAATAAAAGATGTATCATATTATGACAAACTTACTGTAACTGGAATATTACAAAAATCGAGTAATGTAGGAGTATCAAAAGTTGCATTATCTATACCAACTGCAAAATTAGTTGAAAGTTATATGAAATTTGGACTAGGTAAACCAACTCAATTAGGATTAATTGGAGAACAAAATGGTTTTCTTCCGAAAAAAAAAAACTGGTCTAATTTAGAAAAAGCTACTTTTTCATTTGGATATGGATTAATGGTAACTCCTCTTCAATTAGCAAGACTATATGCAACTATTGGAAGTTATGGAATCTATCGTCCACTTTCTATTATAAAAATTGATACACCAGTACAAGGTAAAAGAATTTTTCCTAAAAAATATGTAAAAAAGGTAATTAAAATGATGGAAAGCGTTGCTCAAAAAGGAGGTGGAGGTATAAAAGCTGCTGTTAAAGGATATCGTGTTGCGATTAAAACAGGGACTGTAAAAAAAGTTGGAATACACGGATATTATATTAATCAATATATAGCTTATACTGCAGGAATAGCACCTTCTAGCAATCCTAAATTCTCATTAGCAGTAATCATTGATAATCCTAAAAAAGGAAAATATTATGGAGGTGCAATTTCCGCTCCAGTTTTTAGTAAAATAATGAAATCAATATTAAAACAGATGCATATAAAAAAAGATAACTTATGA
- the ilvN gene encoding acetolactate synthase small subunit has translation MGRILSILLENESGALSRVIGLFSQRGYNIETITVAPTEDSTLSKMTIQTVGDEKNIEQIEKQLHKLIDVLRVVQIGQLSHIEREIMLLKVQINSSTKNDIKHTTEVFRGQIVDMTSTTYILQLSGTTKKLDSFLKVIRNISEIIEMTRSGIVGISRG, from the coding sequence ATGGGAAGAATTTTATCTATTTTATTAGAAAATGAATCAGGTGCATTATCACGAGTAATAGGACTATTTTCACAAAGAGGATATAATATAGAAACTATTACAGTTGCACCAACTGAAGATTCTACATTATCAAAAATGACTATACAAACAGTCGGAGATGAAAAGAATATTGAACAAATTGAAAAACAACTTCATAAATTAATAGATGTATTAAGAGTAGTACAAATTGGACAACTTTCTCATATAGAACGTGAAATAATGTTATTAAAAGTTCAAATAAATAGTTCTACAAAAAACGATATAAAACATACTACTGAAGTATTTAGAGGACAAATTGTAGATATGACTTCTACAACATATATACTCCAATTATCAGGAACTACAAAAAAATTAGATTCTTTTTTAAAGGTTATACGAAATATATCAGAAATTATCGAAATGACTCGTTCTGGTATTGTTGGTATTTCACGTGGATGA